Proteins found in one Paenibacillus wynnii genomic segment:
- a CDS encoding GrpB family protein — protein MKSVHFYDHRWVCYKAQQLFMEHRVKIKQVVPEADIQHIGSTAIPGTLTKGDLDIQVRVTQEQFHQTVKDLSILYSINHGSSITETFQAMKDDSTDPPLGIQVTVMGSDFDFFHKIRDVLLRNESYRRKYDQLKIDYEGRDMNV, from the coding sequence TTGAAATCAGTTCATTTTTATGATCATCGATGGGTCTGTTATAAAGCACAACAATTATTTATGGAGCATAGAGTCAAAATTAAACAAGTCGTACCGGAAGCTGATATCCAGCATATAGGAAGCACAGCGATTCCGGGGACCTTGACCAAGGGTGACCTCGATATACAGGTTCGGGTGACGCAAGAACAGTTCCATCAAACCGTCAAGGATCTTTCTATTCTGTATTCAATAAATCACGGGAGTTCAATAACGGAAACATTTCAAGCCATGAAGGATGATTCAACGGATCCACCGCTAGGTATACAGGTAACCGTTATGGGATCAGACTTTGACTTTTTCCATAAAATTCGTGATGTATTATTGAGGAACGAGAGTTATAGAAGGAAATATGATCAATTAAAAATAGATTATGAGGGAAGAGACATGAACGTATAG